The Ochotona princeps isolate mOchPri1 chromosome 1, mOchPri1.hap1, whole genome shotgun sequence genome has a segment encoding these proteins:
- the LOC131481394 gene encoding olfactory receptor 10A2-like: MSLNCSMWQDNSMSVKRFAFAKFSEVPAQCFLLFTLILLMFLVSLMGNALIALAIWTNSVLHTPMYFFLANLSLLEIGYTCSVIPKMLQSLVTEARGITREGCATQMFFFSLFVTLFYGSSSVTYLRPKASHSPGVDKLLALFYTVVTSTFNPIIYSLRNKEVKAALRRTLSKRNVLTHG; encoded by the exons ATGAGCCTCAACTGCTCCATGTGGCAGGACAACAGCATGTCCGTCAAACGCTTTGCTTTTGCCAAATTCTCTGAGGTCCCTGCACAGTGTTTCCTTCTGTTTACTCTCATCCTGCTCATGTTCTTGGTGTCCTTGATGGGCAATGCTCTCATAGCCCTTGCCATCTGGACCAACTCCGTCCTCCACACCCCCATGTATTTCTTCCTGGCTAATCTCTCTCTCCTAGAGATTGGTTACACGTGCTCTGTCATACCCAAGATGCTGCAGAGCCTTGTGACAGAGGCTCGAGGAATCACGCGCGAGGGCTGTGCCACACAGATGTTTTTCTTCAGCTTATTTG TAACACTCTTCTATGGTTCAAGCTCTGTCACCTACCTGAGGCCCAAGGCCAGCCATTCACCAGGAGTTGATAAACTCCTAGCCCTTTTCTACACAGTGGTGACCTCCACATTCAATCCCATCATCTACAGCTTACGGAACAAAGAAGTCAAAGCAGCTCTCCGGAGAACCTTGAGCAAGAGGAATGTTTTAACCCATGGATAG